In the Leguminivora glycinivorella isolate SPB_JAAS2020 chromosome 14, LegGlyc_1.1, whole genome shotgun sequence genome, one interval contains:
- the LOC125233560 gene encoding uncharacterized protein LOC125233560, whose protein sequence is MEHFEELALRSGPPVITLWKRYVDDVFCILRGSSDTVERFVDHLNSIHPKVKFTFEMESDRSLPFLDVKLKAKPDVTLAHSVYRKPTHTDRYLQASSHHHPRHLQSVVTSLVNRARDLCDSEHLDEELAHVQKVLRKNGYLQTIPRKTKKGERHPQVDRQPAFLPYVKGITDKVGSVLRKVSIKTVYTPLSKVASLLRSPKDVIPYQSPGVYKIDCSCGSAYIGQTKRSVQERMGSTALGARGEYRGTKLSTSFSDAPWPQLIFPAFWSHLV, encoded by the exons ATGGAGCATTTTGAAGAGTTAGCATTACGCTCCGGACCGCCTGTGATTACACTGTGGAAGAGATACGTAGATGACGTGTTCTGCATTTTGAGGGGCAGCTCCGATACAGTGGAACGGTTCGTTGACCATTTAAACTCCATCCATCCAAAGGTAAAGTTTACCTTCGAGATGGAGAGCGACAGATCCCTACCTTTCCTGGATGTAAAGTTGAAAGCTAAACCAGATGTAACCCTGGCACACTCCGTATACAGAAAGCCCACCCACACTGACAGGTACCTGCAAGCTTCTTCCCATCATCATCCGAGACATCTGCAATCGGTGGTCACATCCCTGGTTAACAGGGCTCGAGACTTATGTGACTCTGAACACTTAGACGAGGAGTTAGCCCATGTTCAGAAGGTGCTGAGGAAAAATGGGTATTTGCAGACAATCCCGCGCAAGACTAAGAAGGGGGAGAGACATCCGCAGGTTGACAGGCAACCAGCCTTTTTGCCGTATGTGAAAGGGATAACGGATAAAGTTGGATCAGTACTAAGAAAAGTCTCCATTAAGACTGTATACACACCGTTATCTAAAGTAGCGAGTCTCTTACGCAGTCCTAAGGATGTCATTCCGTACCAAAGTCCGGGTGTCTACAAGATAGATTGCAGTTGTGGAAGTGCGTATATTGGCCAAACAAAGCGCAGCGTTCAAGAGAGG atgggCTCAACTGCGTTAGGTGCAAGGGGCGAATACCGAGGCACCAAACTATCAACGAGCTTCTCCGACGCGCCTTGGCCTCAGCTAATATTCCCAGCGTTTTGGAGCCACCTGGTCTAA